Proteins encoded in a region of the Streptomyces sp. NBC_00258 genome:
- a CDS encoding sensor histidine kinase, which yields MVAQQTWSTTFRKALPQVADVGYAVGSLGVSATMLHNWLDPHSYWRTPDAWAYGLLALIYLPLALRRRAPLPVLGSTAACVLCYFTLGYYHAVGVIGPGLAFYTVAALRPRKVVAKCAAATLLVLLWGTRLAEPGIGPVSVAFVTMMVVVIWVTGDRSRRLVERGERLSALSEQLARQQEEKAQLAVTEERMKIARELHDVVAHHVSVISVQAGLAGYVFTTDPPTARKALDTISGSTREAMAEMRRMLVLLRQGAEQSRQVQRGGEPRDLDASLGLGQLEPLVQRVRDAAVPVDVRITGTAYALPPGVDLCIYRVVQEALTNVMKHAPSANATVLVHYDEAEIHVRVADDGQQRVSANVPVKSAAHGLIGMHERVSVYGGTVTAGPGPGGGFEVSLTVPVPRDR from the coding sequence ATGGTCGCGCAGCAGACGTGGAGCACGACATTTCGCAAGGCCCTCCCGCAGGTGGCGGATGTTGGCTACGCCGTCGGATCGCTCGGTGTCTCAGCCACCATGCTGCACAACTGGCTCGATCCGCACAGCTACTGGCGGACTCCGGATGCCTGGGCGTACGGCCTGCTCGCCCTGATCTACCTCCCGCTGGCCCTGCGCCGCCGTGCCCCGCTGCCCGTCCTGGGCAGTACGGCGGCATGCGTGCTGTGCTACTTCACCTTGGGCTACTACCACGCGGTTGGGGTGATCGGGCCGGGTCTCGCGTTCTACACAGTCGCAGCGCTGCGCCCGCGCAAGGTCGTGGCGAAGTGCGCAGCCGCGACCCTGCTCGTCCTGCTGTGGGGTACGCGGCTCGCCGAGCCCGGGATCGGGCCGGTGAGCGTGGCCTTTGTAACCATGATGGTCGTCGTCATCTGGGTGACCGGCGACCGGTCACGGAGGCTGGTGGAACGAGGCGAGCGGCTGTCGGCACTGAGTGAGCAACTGGCTCGGCAACAGGAAGAGAAGGCCCAGTTGGCGGTCACCGAGGAGCGTATGAAGATTGCCCGCGAGCTGCACGACGTGGTCGCCCATCATGTGTCCGTCATCTCCGTCCAGGCTGGCCTGGCGGGATACGTCTTCACCACCGATCCCCCGACGGCCCGCAAGGCACTGGACACCATCTCGGGCAGCACCCGCGAGGCCATGGCGGAGATGCGCCGCATGCTGGTCCTCCTGCGGCAAGGCGCTGAACAGTCCCGGCAAGTGCAGAGGGGAGGAGAGCCCAGAGACCTCGACGCCTCCCTCGGGCTGGGACAGCTCGAACCGCTGGTGCAACGGGTGAGGGACGCCGCGGTGCCGGTCGACGTCCGGATCACGGGCACGGCGTACGCACTCCCGCCAGGCGTCGACCTGTGCATCTACCGGGTCGTCCAGGAGGCCCTCACCAACGTCATGAAGCACGCGCCGTCGGCGAACGCAACCGTGCTGGTGCACTATGACGAGGCCGAGATCCACGTGCGTGTGGCCGACGACGGACAGCAGCGTGTTTCCGCGAACGTACCCGTAAAGTCCGCGGCTCATGGTCTGATCGGGATGCATGAGCGAGTCAGTGTCTACGGCGGAACAGTGACGGCCGGACCTGGTCCGGGGGGCGGGTTCGAGGTCAGTCTGACCGTCCCTGTGCCACGCGACAGGTAA
- a CDS encoding TniB family NTP-binding protein, with product MKEFNRSLLEYYAHPGRKCGTAALFAQRALDCVLECETRILVIDDLHFLKWHDRNGTEVSNHFKYIANEFPVTIIFIGVELAGRGLYAEANSRGNITLAQTARRTTPLTMEPFIVTNDKHRIEWRNLLLALEQRIVLCRKFPGMLADELSDYLYIRTTGHIGSLMTLINRGCQHAARTGAELLDVELLDQVKLDAAAERARKALAKKFARKHMTTKPRSRTAKATAAKTVA from the coding sequence ATGAAGGAGTTCAATCGGTCGCTGCTGGAGTACTACGCGCACCCCGGCCGCAAGTGCGGCACCGCCGCGCTCTTCGCTCAGCGCGCCCTGGACTGCGTGTTGGAATGTGAGACGCGCATCTTGGTAATTGACGATCTGCACTTCCTCAAGTGGCATGACCGCAACGGGACCGAGGTCAGCAACCACTTCAAGTACATCGCGAACGAGTTCCCCGTCACGATCATCTTCATCGGTGTCGAACTGGCGGGCCGCGGCCTGTACGCCGAGGCCAACTCCCGCGGCAACATCACCCTCGCCCAGACCGCGCGCCGCACCACACCGCTGACCATGGAGCCGTTCATCGTCACCAACGACAAGCACCGCATCGAGTGGCGGAACCTGCTGCTCGCGCTGGAGCAGCGGATCGTGCTGTGCCGGAAGTTCCCCGGCATGCTCGCCGACGAACTGTCCGACTACCTCTACATCCGCACCACCGGGCACATCGGCTCGCTCATGACACTCATCAACCGTGGCTGTCAGCATGCCGCCCGCACCGGCGCCGAACTCCTGGATGTGGAACTCCTCGACCAGGTGAAGCTGGATGCGGCGGCGGAGCGTGCCCGCAAGGCGCTTGCGAAGAAGTTCGCCCGCAAGCACATGACGACCAAGCCGCGATCCCGCACCGCGAAGGCCACTGCGGCGAAGACCGTGGCATGA
- a CDS encoding TnsA-like heteromeric transposase endonuclease subunit, which translates to MSRVIGEVSMSLRRTDGKIDEDLVWSTTGVDVFEPSIPWRTFRWRRGQKHYSGLYWSSTMRDHVVYESRLELTRLLDADFDQDVTAVFAQPFLLSTTVDGRRRRHVPDFLVMREKDVLLVVDVKPRHRLTRPKVNFALGWAREVVLSRGWDFQVWSEPPEAELANLRFLAGYRRDWLFDKDLLGGRSAGSG; encoded by the coding sequence ATGTCGCGTGTGATCGGCGAAGTCTCGATGAGTCTCCGTCGTACGGACGGGAAGATCGACGAGGACCTGGTCTGGTCGACGACGGGCGTCGACGTGTTCGAGCCCTCGATCCCTTGGCGTACGTTCCGCTGGCGACGGGGCCAGAAGCACTATTCGGGGCTGTATTGGTCGTCAACCATGCGCGACCACGTCGTCTACGAGTCCCGGCTTGAGCTGACACGATTGCTCGACGCCGACTTCGACCAGGACGTGACGGCTGTCTTTGCCCAGCCGTTCTTGCTGTCCACCACCGTCGACGGCCGTCGACGCCGCCATGTACCTGACTTCCTGGTGATGCGCGAGAAGGACGTTCTGCTGGTCGTGGACGTCAAACCGCGGCACCGGCTCACCCGCCCGAAGGTGAACTTCGCGCTCGGTTGGGCCCGCGAGGTCGTTCTGTCGCGCGGCTGGGATTTCCAGGTGTGGTCCGAGCCGCCCGAAGCTGAACTGGCGAACCTGCGCTTCCTCGCGGGCTATCGCCGCGACTGGCTCTTCGACAAGGACCTGCTCGGTGGCCGGTCTGCAGGGTCGGGCTGA
- a CDS encoding ANTAR domain-containing protein, giving the protein MRPPQGPGPRRGEIPADAQDQEHGGPLPGLPVVEQAELLYEETEQLKDALERRPVIDVARGVLMATWSCTQEEAWQMLVRVSQHSNTKLHDVAEAVVETTQHKPMPAHLQDHLAAAVTAWRAPSRRRVGRRSSGRRARLAGGGAVPGEVPRRPLPTDGHEDDENDVGQAAAGMAGAADACLRLRAGFGGADFRL; this is encoded by the coding sequence ATGCGACCTCCCCAAGGCCCTGGACCCCGGCGTGGAGAGATACCTGCTGATGCTCAGGACCAGGAGCATGGCGGCCCTCTTCCCGGGCTGCCGGTCGTCGAGCAGGCCGAGCTGCTGTATGAGGAGACAGAACAGCTCAAGGACGCCTTGGAGCGGCGGCCGGTGATTGACGTGGCCCGCGGTGTGCTGATGGCGACCTGGTCGTGCACCCAGGAAGAGGCGTGGCAGATGCTGGTCCGGGTGTCGCAGCACTCCAACACCAAGCTGCACGACGTGGCGGAAGCGGTCGTCGAGACCACGCAGCACAAGCCGATGCCGGCGCACCTTCAAGACCACCTGGCCGCGGCGGTGACGGCATGGCGCGCGCCGAGCCGGAGACGCGTAGGGCGCAGGTCCTCGGGTAGACGTGCCAGGTTGGCAGGGGGCGGCGCAGTGCCTGGGGAGGTCCCGCGCCGCCCCCTGCCCACCGACGGGCATGAGGACGATGAGAATGATGTCGGTCAGGCGGCAGCCGGCATGGCCGGGGCGGCCGATGCTTGCCTGCGTCTGCGTGCTGGTTTCGGAGGGGCGGATTTTCGCCTTTGA
- a CDS encoding response regulator transcription factor has translation MPTVLVVDDQHLIRSGLVALMEAAPGIEVVGSAQSGEEAIPLAAQTRPDVILMDIRMPGIGGITATERILAQAPDPAPKILVLTTFDLDEYVYGALRVGACGFLLKDTLADRLLAAIDTVHAGEMLFSASVIKGLIEAYTPRHAAPEPHPGLDMLTPRELEVLGLVGAGMSNADIARRLVLSIGTIKTHVHRCMSKLAVNSRAQAVVVAYETGLATRNPATGL, from the coding sequence ATGCCCACGGTGCTCGTTGTGGACGATCAACACCTCATCCGCTCGGGACTTGTCGCACTCATGGAGGCGGCGCCGGGAATCGAGGTTGTCGGTTCGGCCCAGAGCGGCGAGGAAGCGATCCCGCTTGCCGCGCAGACCCGGCCCGATGTGATCCTGATGGATATTCGGATGCCTGGCATCGGCGGGATCACCGCCACCGAACGGATTCTGGCCCAGGCCCCGGACCCAGCCCCGAAGATCCTCGTACTGACCACCTTCGACCTCGACGAATACGTGTATGGAGCCCTGCGGGTCGGCGCCTGTGGCTTTCTCCTCAAGGACACCCTGGCCGACCGCCTGCTTGCGGCCATCGACACCGTGCACGCGGGGGAGATGTTGTTCAGCGCTTCAGTGATCAAGGGACTCATCGAGGCGTACACCCCCCGCCACGCCGCACCCGAACCGCACCCCGGGCTGGACATGCTGACCCCCAGAGAGCTGGAGGTCCTCGGCCTGGTCGGGGCGGGCATGTCCAACGCCGACATCGCGCGGCGGCTTGTGCTGAGCATCGGGACGATCAAGACGCACGTTCATCGCTGCATGAGCAAGCTCGCCGTGAACAGCCGGGCCCAGGCGGTCGTCGTCGCCTACGAGACCGGGCTGGCAACGCGGAACCCCGCCACCGGTCTTTGA
- a CDS encoding LysR family transcriptional regulator produces MRPARTLPLRRAPLAGEALDSWIEVMSAQLRVPMGELLVALGLRREDESPTNWAPWMTQLTPPQAEHIAVATAIPPDSLHTMTLQQFDQRALVIDRDRGQVNGLFMWGRGGGSGSRFCPDCLRESEGRWPLLWRLGWSFACLTHRRLLADFCPKCGSRHRKRPHPSHLIPTPGHCDHVSRSTDQAPRIRCLHPLADTETMRFDDGHPALRAQQALLDVITSGVGTFGVYAHDPQLAMAVLADMRGLARRVLIHMPAPRMTRLVPEELVEAHFRAREHNSGLTSTQRRAPLDPGRAAPAYAETTAAGAVAAWSILGQADFRQAAPRMRELLDAIVDRGYWTSPTVTRNWGRHNSPVLESVHLKTIAPTLWPNAALRYRTALPAPSLPTTTPSQLTARARKIPGIIWPLWAVRLNPVPQVREHLAAALSASLLLVNSRLELPDAVKKVGNLINQPNLTHVLQALRDDAHYEGIQLALIQIAAYLDNHKVPIDYGRRRRLDYSTLLPESEWIALCRRTLTEPGAGTRYQVARCYLFEKISGLPHTRIPDPPRDSQNFRNSRVRFPYVLTPEASAELDQIGRAFLDRNRLSNEPLTWQPPAELLDELALPRPDPGDIDLADLHRRVRSGQTSTGIADDLGTDLRTLRYVLDQHPVPAAKSTAHSMERGLKGLHAARHMISKDQLERFYVQQDMPFRTIQRETGINRKALAALADEYGIPKRNHRPCGTLDREWIYEQYVVGRRTLEDIGREVGMSGSSVGARVREYGIGTQNNRQPWYPQHDFTSAPEAIQPTLGNSYSICRLRLFIQVVRYSTLIEACQTHGIHPSTLTMQLKRLETDLGGPLLIRASRGRQLELTALGRDVVEAVEVWARTLAEQPRETWARSEWRPPLPGRKRKSRHPAEAPGLDRFPALLQPAVRTFAGRRRLHRFLQAANYPSLAAYCREAGMSPSALTPQIQHLERDLQGQLLIRGQHGHRMRLTDFGERVLAVALPYADQLGARSDTY; encoded by the coding sequence ATGAGGCCAGCCCGTACGCTGCCGCTGCGCCGGGCCCCGTTGGCCGGCGAGGCCCTGGACTCCTGGATCGAGGTGATGTCCGCCCAGTTGAGGGTGCCGATGGGCGAGTTGCTGGTCGCGCTGGGCCTGCGCCGGGAGGACGAATCGCCGACGAACTGGGCGCCTTGGATGACGCAGCTGACGCCGCCCCAGGCCGAGCACATAGCCGTCGCTACCGCCATCCCGCCTGACTCTCTGCACACGATGACGTTGCAGCAATTCGATCAGCGAGCCCTCGTCATCGACCGCGACCGGGGGCAGGTCAACGGATTGTTCATGTGGGGGCGCGGCGGCGGCAGCGGTTCGCGGTTCTGCCCGGACTGCCTGCGGGAGAGCGAGGGACGCTGGCCTCTGCTCTGGCGGCTCGGTTGGTCGTTCGCCTGTCTCACCCACCGCCGGCTGCTGGCGGACTTCTGCCCCAAGTGCGGCTCGCGGCACCGCAAACGCCCGCACCCCAGCCACCTCATTCCCACTCCCGGCCACTGCGACCATGTCAGCCGGTCGACCGATCAGGCCCCACGGATCCGGTGCCTGCACCCGCTGGCCGATACCGAGACCATGCGCTTCGACGACGGGCACCCTGCGCTGCGGGCCCAGCAGGCGCTACTGGACGTCATCACCTCCGGTGTCGGCACTTTCGGCGTGTACGCCCACGATCCGCAGCTCGCCATGGCCGTGCTCGCCGACATGAGGGGCCTCGCTCGCCGCGTCCTGATCCACATGCCCGCGCCTCGCATGACGCGCCTGGTTCCCGAGGAACTCGTGGAGGCCCACTTTCGCGCCCGGGAGCACAACAGCGGCCTGACGAGCACCCAGCGGCGTGCACCTCTCGATCCCGGTCGCGCGGCCCCGGCCTACGCGGAAACCACGGCTGCGGGAGCCGTCGCCGCCTGGAGCATCCTGGGACAGGCCGACTTCCGCCAGGCCGCTCCCCGGATGAGGGAACTCCTCGACGCCATCGTGGACCGCGGCTACTGGACCAGCCCCACGGTGACCCGGAATTGGGGCCGCCACAACAGCCCCGTGCTGGAGTCCGTGCATCTCAAGACCATCGCGCCGACCCTGTGGCCCAACGCCGCCCTTCGCTACCGCACCGCGCTGCCCGCCCCGTCGCTCCCGACCACCACGCCCTCGCAGCTGACCGCCCGCGCACGCAAGATCCCCGGCATCATCTGGCCGCTGTGGGCTGTACGCCTCAACCCCGTCCCGCAGGTCCGCGAGCACCTCGCCGCCGCGCTCTCGGCCAGCCTGCTGCTGGTGAACAGCCGCCTTGAACTGCCCGATGCGGTCAAGAAGGTCGGCAACCTCATCAACCAGCCCAACTTGACGCACGTACTCCAGGCACTGCGCGACGACGCTCACTACGAGGGCATCCAACTCGCCCTGATCCAGATCGCCGCCTACCTCGACAACCACAAGGTTCCGATCGACTACGGCCGCCGACGACGCCTGGACTACAGCACCTTGCTGCCCGAGAGCGAGTGGATCGCCCTGTGCCGGCGCACCCTGACCGAGCCCGGAGCCGGCACCCGCTACCAGGTCGCCCGCTGTTACCTCTTCGAGAAGATCAGCGGCCTGCCCCACACCCGGATCCCCGACCCGCCGCGCGACAGCCAGAACTTCCGCAACAGCCGGGTCCGGTTCCCCTACGTCCTGACGCCCGAGGCGTCCGCCGAACTCGACCAGATCGGCAGGGCATTCCTCGACCGCAATCGGCTCAGCAACGAGCCCCTGACCTGGCAGCCACCCGCAGAACTACTGGACGAACTCGCCCTGCCCCGACCCGACCCCGGCGACATCGACCTTGCCGATCTTCACCGCCGCGTCCGCTCCGGGCAGACGAGCACCGGCATCGCCGACGACCTCGGAACCGATCTGCGCACGCTGCGCTACGTCCTTGACCAGCACCCTGTACCTGCGGCGAAGTCGACCGCCCACAGCATGGAGCGCGGCCTCAAGGGCCTGCACGCCGCCCGGCACATGATCTCCAAGGACCAGCTGGAACGCTTCTACGTACAGCAGGACATGCCCTTCCGCACGATCCAACGCGAAACCGGCATCAACCGGAAGGCCCTGGCCGCGCTCGCCGACGAGTACGGCATTCCGAAGCGCAACCACCGGCCGTGCGGAACCCTGGACCGGGAATGGATCTACGAGCAGTACGTCGTGGGCCGCCGGACGCTGGAGGACATCGGCCGAGAGGTCGGCATGAGCGGATCATCCGTGGGGGCCCGCGTCCGCGAATACGGCATCGGGACACAGAACAACCGCCAGCCCTGGTACCCGCAGCACGACTTCACCTCAGCACCGGAGGCGATCCAGCCCACCCTGGGCAACTCCTACTCGATCTGTCGGCTTCGCCTCTTCATCCAGGTCGTCCGGTACTCCACCCTCATCGAGGCGTGCCAGACCCATGGCATCCACCCGTCGACCCTCACCATGCAGCTCAAGCGCCTGGAGACGGATCTCGGCGGCCCGCTGCTGATCCGCGCCAGCCGAGGTCGTCAACTCGAACTCACCGCTTTGGGCCGAGACGTCGTCGAAGCCGTCGAGGTCTGGGCCCGTACCCTGGCGGAACAGCCGCGGGAGACCTGGGCCCGGTCGGAGTGGCGCCCTCCACTGCCAGGACGCAAACGCAAGAGCCGGCACCCTGCTGAGGCGCCGGGCCTGGACCGTTTCCCCGCCCTTCTCCAGCCTGCGGTGCGAACGTTCGCCGGGCGCCGGCGGCTGCACCGGTTCCTGCAAGCCGCGAACTACCCCTCCCTGGCGGCGTACTGCCGCGAGGCGGGAATGTCTCCGTCCGCGCTGACTCCGCAGATTCAGCACCTGGAACGAGACCTCCAGGGGCAGCTCCTGATCCGCGGCCAGCACGGGCACCGGATGCGGCTCACCGACTTCGGTGAGAGGGTCCTGGCCGTCGCCCTGCCATACGCAGACCAACTCGGCGCGCGCAGCGACACCTACTGA
- a CDS encoding peptidase inhibitor family I36 protein, whose protein sequence is MHFTRKIVSVLSLGAAVVLAAPVTADAANPAAARTHAQANVACARGFVCIYPDMDFRGQPYVKRASDGSVSHLPDYIRSNGSSVINNSSRTARVYQNDNYGGRRVCVGRNGGSIQDLRSYQLNDTTHSLRNNDTACGG, encoded by the coding sequence ATGCACTTCACCCGGAAGATCGTTTCCGTCCTGTCCTTGGGAGCCGCAGTGGTTCTGGCGGCGCCTGTCACCGCAGATGCCGCCAATCCTGCCGCTGCCCGGACACATGCCCAGGCCAACGTCGCGTGCGCGCGGGGCTTCGTGTGCATCTACCCGGACATGGACTTTCGCGGGCAGCCGTACGTCAAGCGGGCCTCGGACGGCAGCGTCAGCCACCTCCCGGACTACATCCGCAGCAACGGCAGTTCCGTCATCAACAACTCCAGCAGGACCGCACGGGTCTATCAGAACGACAACTACGGTGGCCGACGCGTATGTGTGGGGCGTAACGGAGGTTCCATCCAGGACCTGCGCTCCTATCAGCTCAACGACACCACGCACTCCCTGAGGAACAACGACACGGCCTGTGGCGGCTAG